One region of Mangifera indica cultivar Alphonso chromosome 3, CATAS_Mindica_2.1, whole genome shotgun sequence genomic DNA includes:
- the LOC123211635 gene encoding probable disease resistance protein At4g27220 has product MAEELAISTAAGLASNAIESGYDLLKQQLSYVFKYQSYINDLKKQVEDLRNKRETVEKPVESAERQGEEIYKAVKKWLSDVDEFTERVEKAIIEDEDEANKGGCIKLWSCPNLIQRYKLGKEAMKATMDGADLLGKGNFSSVSYRPAVQRTESMYVRGYETFDSREQAFQEIMEALQDVNVNMTGVYGMGGVGKTTLVKKVAWEVKKNKLFDEVVIAEATQTPDYRRIQEKVASELGLQFRQEGEYERTGLLRNRIKKQKNLLLILDNIWTKLDLDAIGIPFGGVERDRDGKIRPCTILLTSRNRDLLSKDMKTQKDIFIGPLSYEEAWNLFRKIVGDVVESSDFHPVAVEIVRKCAGLPVAILTIANGLKNESLHAWEDALAQLKRSNPTHILDMDETLYSTIELSYKFLKNEEAKSLFLLCALYNPGDSVFIDDLLKYSMGWNLFGDVYTLEEGRNRLHRLIDHLKASCLLLDGYTYNTVKMHDIIHAVAVSIASAEKLMFNIQNDTGLKEVLGEKISKDSTAMSLPCRNINDDLPERLEYPKLKLFFLIGINRSPQIPDAFFEKTKELKVLRLSGLRFLPLPSSISFLKSLQTLFLKSCILGDIRILGELSKLEILSLVGSNIKELPVEIGQLTQLKLLDLSNCFNLKYIATNVIFFLTQLQELYMGDSIVQWEFEGVNNQGRRNASLKELKQLSNLTALYLHIQDARVMPQDLFFKKLKSYKIFVGNIRKWSINSDISISRMFKLNINDSIHLGHGVKSLLKTTEDLSLEGINGARNVIYELSVDGFPHLKHLHVKNDLELSYIINSVAGKIVFPNLESLILSKLIKLENICHGQLNAGSFGKLRIIKIENCDRLEYLFASFIAKNLVQLQEIEVTDCMNLQEIFGEENNDHGDEIETNDETKFNQLCSLTLQRLPKFIKIGSDMRVCFEFSSLIFFVCKKKYSY; this is encoded by the coding sequence ATGGCTGAAGAACTAGCTATCAGTACTGCTGCGGGACTTGCATCAAATGCTATAGAGTCGGGATATGATTTGCTTAAACAGCAGTTGTCGTATGTGTTCAAGTACCAGAGCTATATCAACGACCTCAAAAAACAAGTTGAGGATCtcagaaataaaagagaaacagtAGAAAAACCTGTAGAGTCGGCTGAAAGACAGGGGGAAGAGATTTATAAAGCTGTTAAGAAATGGCTGAGTGATGTAGATGAGTTCACTGAAAGGGTAGAAAAGGCTATCattgaggatgaggatgaagcaAACAAGGGCGGCTGTATCAAATTGTGGTCATGTCCTAATTTGATTCAACGTTACAAGCTTGGAAAGGAAGCAATGAAAGCCACAATGGATGGTGCCGATTTGCTGGGGAAAGGCAATTTTAGTAGTGTTTCCTACCGTCCTGCTGTACAGAGGACAGAATCCATGTATGTTAGAGGCTACGAGACCTTTGATTCTAGAGAGCAAGCCTTTCAGGAAATTATGGAGGCATTGCAGGATGTTAATGTTAACATGACTGGCGTGTATGGGATGGGAGGCGTCGGCAAAACCACACTGGTAAAAAAAGTAGCTTGGGAAGTGAAGAAAAACAAGTTATTTGATGAAGTGGTCATTGCTGAGGCAACACAAACCCCAGACTACagaagaattcaagaaaaagtTGCTTCTGAGTTAGGCCTGCAATTTAGGCAGGAGGGTGAATATGAGAGAACTGGTCTACTACGTAACAGGATAAAGAAGCAGAAGAATTTACTACTAATTTTGGATAATATTTGGACAAAACTTGACTTGGATGCAATTGGAATTCCTTTCGGTGGTGTTGAAAGAGACAGAGATGGGAAGATCAGGCCATGCACAATATTGTTAACTTCTAGAAATCGGGATTTATTAAGCAAAGATATGAAGACTCAGAAGGACATATTCATTGGTCCTCTATCTTATGAAGAAGCATGGAATTTGTTTCGCAAGATTGTGGGTGATGTTGTGGAGAGCTCTGATTTTCATCCTGTGGCAGTTGAGATTGTTAGGAAATGTGCAGGTTTACCGGTTGCAATTTTGACAATTGCAAATGGATTGAAAAATGAGAGTCTTCATGCCTGGGAAGATGCCTTGGCTCAACTAAAAAGGTCTAATCCAACACATATTCTAGATATGGATGAAACTTTGTATTCTACGATAGAGTTGAGTTacaaatttctgaaaaatgaGGAAGCTAAATCACTATTTCTTCTTTGTGCTCTCTACAATCCTGGTGATAGCGTGTTTATTGATGACCTATTAAAATATAGTATGGGTTGGAATTTGTTCGGCGATGTTTATACATTGGAAGAAGGAAGGAATAGATTGCACAGGTTGATAGATCATCTCAAAGCTTCTTGTTTGTTGTTGGATGGTTACACTTACAATACGGTTAAAATGCATGACATTATTCATGCTGTTGCAGTATCTATTGCATCAGCAGAGAAGTTGatgtttaatattcaaaatgacACTGGCTTGAAAGAAGTGCTGGGggagaaaatatcaaaagattCAACTGCTATGTCTTTGCCCTGCAGAAATATTAATGATGATCTTCCTGAACGGTTAGAATATCCAAAACTGAAATTGTTCTTCCTAATTGGTATAAATCGCTCTCCACAAATTCCAGATGCTTTTTTTGAAAAGACGAAAGAACTCAAAGTTTTAAGACTCAGTGGATTGCGATTCTTGCCATTACCTTCATCCATTTCTTTCCTAAAAAGCCTTCAAACATTGTTTCTGAAATCCTGCATATTAGGGGATATAAGGATACTTGGGGAGCTGAGTAAATTAGAAATTCTTAGCTTGGTTGGGTCTAATATTAAAGAGTTGCCTGTAGAAATTGGACAATTGACTCAGTTGAAGTTGTTAGATTTGAGCAATTGTTTCAATCTTAAATACATTGCCACAAATGTCATCTTCTTCTTGACTCAATTACAAGAATTATATATGGGCGATAGCATTGTTCAATGGGAATTTGAAGGAGTCAACAATCAAGGACGAAGAAATGCTAGTCTTAAAGAGTTGAAACAGTTGTCTAACCTAACAGCTTTATATCTTCATATTCAAGATGCTCGAGTTATGCCACAAGACTTGTTTTTCAAGAAACtgaaaagttataaaatatttgtagGAAACATAAGGAAGTGGTCTATCAATTCTGACATTTCAATTTCAAGAATGTTCAAACTCAACATCAATGATAGTATCCATTTGGGGCATGGGGTTAAAAGTTTGTTGAAGACGACTGAAGATCTCTCTCTAGAGGGCATCAATGGTGCTAGAAATGTTATTTATGAACTCAGTGTGGATGGTTTTCCACATTTAAAGCATTTGCATGTAAAAAATGATCTCGAGCTTTCATATATCATTAACTCAGTTGCTGGGAAAATAGTATTTCCCAACTTGGAGTCCTTGATTCTTAGTAAATTGATTAAACTAGAGAATATATGTCATGGTCAACTCAATGCAGGGTCATTCGGAAAATTAAggattataaaaatagaaaattgtgATAGGTTGGAGTATCTCTTTGCATCTTTTATTGCAAAAAACCTTGTGCAGCTACAAGAAATTGAAGTGACTGATTGTATGAACCTACAAGAGATTTTTGGTGAAGAAAATAATGACCATGGTgatgaaattgaaacaaatgaTGAGACTAAGTTCAATCAATTGTGTTCTCTGACACTACAACGCCTACCCAAATTCATAAAGATCGGCTCTGACATGAGGGTATGCTTTGAATTTTCATCTCTCATTTTCTTTGTATGTAAAAAGAAGTATTCTTATTAG
- the LOC123210165 gene encoding uncharacterized protein LOC123210165, with protein MEVITDTKGVQKEEKIIDMSFPKLLYMKLEVLPNLTSFGTGNLIEFPSLKELHIEHCSNLKTFFCKSFYPETEGDPKEEAALENYLVDINPLFDEKVAFPSLEKMVLLHLDNLQLIWHNQKLHVESCCKLKVLRVEFCEKLLTIVPSNTQGCLTFHNLESLKVKNCSSLKSLFPVSIAIGLMQLKELWINSCELEKIVSEEVVNGAPTFLFPQLTDVHLENLCELKCFYPRLHAIEWPMLKSLGVYECKIKSYASEFPSFQAIDWEGQPASFSLEKTGFRNIEFVKHSEFPTIKENIWNDGLPVGLFRSLKWLVLDEVYDMSCAFPFHDLRNLETLEVRNYHSLEDLFDIKGKTIKNSKEEILGFNNLKSLKVHSCSSLRYIFTPAIILGLDQLQEIEVKNCALIEEIITKDEGKEGAIDKIFIPHLNSIVLELLPDLTNFYSGTNYLECPSLKSITIANCPKMETFVFSDLKTDHFDHNAPLFNEKVAFPSLEKMVLLHLDNLQLIWHNHKLHVESFCKLKVVRIEFCEKLLTIVPSSTQGRLTFHNLESLKVNNCWSLKSLFPVSIAIGLLQLKELSINSCGLGKIVSEEEVNGPPTFLFPQLTNIHLENLRELKCFYPQLHTIEWPMLRSLDVYKCRKIKVYAAEFPGFPAKDEERLLTLFFVRKGHTKFGSGWYRCLCLQIAIPPH; from the exons ATGGAAGTAATAACTGACACAAAAGGAgtacaaaaagaagaaaagataatTGATATGAGTTTTCCTAAGCTATTGTACATGAAGCTTGAAGTTCTTCCAAACCTCACAAGTTTTGGCACGggaaatttgattgaattccCTTCCTTAAAAGAACTTCACATTGAGCATTGCTCTAATTTAAAGACGTTCTTCTGCAAGTCATTTTACCCAGAAACAGAGGGAGATCCTAAAGAAGAAGCGGCCTTGGAGAACTACCTTGTTGATATAAACCCACTCTTTGATGAAAAG GTTGCTTTTCCAAGCCTGGAGAAGATGGTGCTCTTGCACTTGGATAACTTGCAGCTGATTTGGCACAACCAAAAACTGCATGTGGAATCTTGTTGCAAACTAAAGGTACTGAGAGTCGAATTCTGTGAAAAGTTATTGACTATTGTTCCATCTAATACTCAAGGATGTCTCACCTTTCACAATCTAGAGAGTTTGAAGGTTAAGAAttgttcaagtttgaaaagtctCTTTCCAGTTTCTATTGCTATTGGCCTTATGCAACTTAAAGAGTTATGGATAAACTCTTGTGAGTTAGAGAAAATTGTTTCTGAGGAGGTTGTTAATGGGGCCCCAACATTTTTGTTTCCACAATTAACAGACGTCCACCTTGAAAATTTATGCGAACTCAAATGTTTCTACCCACGGTTGCATGCAATAGAGTGGCCAATGCTAAAAAGTTTGGGTGTGTATGAATGCAAGATAAAATCATATGCTTCTGAATTTCCTAGCTTTCAAGCCATAGACTGGGAGGGGCAGCCTGCTTCTTTTTCATTAGAAAAG ACTGGTTTCCGCAACATAGAATTTGTAAAGCACTCTGAATTTCCCACAATAAAGGAGAACATATGGAATGATGGATTGCCAGTTGGCTTATTCCGCAGTTTAAAGTGGTTGGTATTGGATGAGGTTTATGACATGTCATGTGCATTTCCGTTCCATGATTTAAGAAATTTGGAGACTTTGGAGGTTAGAAATTACCATTCATTGgaagatttatttgatataaaaggaAAGACAATAAAGAACAGTAAGGAGGAAATTTTGGGCTTCAACAACCTGAAATCACTGAAAGTTCACAGTTGCAGCAGCTTGAGATATATATTTACTCCTGCTATCATCTTGGGCCTTGATCAACTTCAAGAGATTGAAGTGAAGAATTGTGCTTTGATTGAAGAAATTATTACAAAAGACGAAGGAAAGGAGGGAgccattgataaaattttcatcccTCATCTGAATTCCATTGTTCTTGAGCTATTGCCTGACTTGACAAACTTCTATTCAGGAACTAACTATTTGGAATGCCCTTCCTTAAAAAGTATTACTATAGCCAACTGTCCGAAGATGGAGACGTTTGTTTTCTCTGATTTGAAGACGGATCATTTTGATCATAATGCACCTCTTTTCAATGAAAAG GTTGCTTTTCCAAGCTTGGAGAAGATGGTGCTTTTGCACCTTGATAACTTGCAGCTGATATGGCACAACCACAAACTCCATGTGGAATCCTTCTGCAAACTAAAAGTAGTGAGAATCGAATTCTGTGAAAAGTTATTGACTATTGTTCCATCTAGTACTCAAGGACGTCTCACCTTTCACAATCTAGAGAGTTTGAAGGTTAACAATTGTTGGAGTTTGAAAAGTCTCTTTCCTGTTTCTATTGCTATTGGTCTTCTGCAACTTAAAGAGCTGTCGATAAACTCTTGTGGGTTAGGGAAAATTGTTTCTGAGGAGGAAGTTAACGGGCCCCCAACATTTTTGTTTCCACAATTAACAAACATCCACCTTGAAAATTTGCGGGAACTCAAATGTTTCTACCCTCAGTTGCACACAATAGAGTGGCCAATGCTAAGAAGTTTGGATGTGTATAAATGCAGGAAGATTAAAGTATATGCTGCCGAATTTCCTGGCTTTCCAGCTAAAGACGAGGAGAGGCTACTTAcccttttttttgttagaaaag GTCATACCAAATTTGGAAGTGGTTGGTATAGATGCTTATGCCTTCAAATTGCCATTCCTCCGCACTGA